One genomic segment of Acidimicrobiales bacterium includes these proteins:
- a CDS encoding dienelactone hydrolase family protein, with the protein MGESVTFPSNGHDASGYLAVPPSGAGPGVVVIQEWWGLVPHIQDVCERFAAEGFTALAPDLYHGATTTEPDEAGKLMMALNIEQATREMGGAVDHLVALEAVTSDRVGVVGFCMGGGLALALACARPDAIGACVPYYGIIPWPDLQPDWSRLDAPILGHFAENDAFFGPAQVAELSDRLRAAGKEADLIVHPGAEHAFFNDARPEVHDVELSARTWADTLAFLRRNLG; encoded by the coding sequence ATGGGTGAATCCGTCACGTTCCCGAGCAACGGCCACGACGCCTCCGGCTACCTCGCCGTCCCCCCGTCGGGCGCCGGCCCGGGCGTCGTGGTCATCCAGGAATGGTGGGGCCTCGTCCCCCACATCCAGGACGTCTGCGAGCGCTTCGCCGCCGAGGGCTTCACAGCCTTGGCCCCCGACCTCTATCACGGCGCCACCACCACGGAGCCCGACGAGGCCGGCAAGCTCATGATGGCGCTCAACATCGAGCAGGCCACCAGGGAGATGGGTGGGGCCGTCGACCACCTCGTGGCTCTCGAGGCCGTCACCTCCGACCGGGTCGGGGTGGTGGGCTTCTGCATGGGCGGGGGCCTGGCCCTCGCCCTGGCCTGCGCCCGCCCCGACGCCATCGGCGCCTGCGTCCCGTACTACGGCATCATCCCCTGGCCCGACCTCCAACCCGACTGGTCCCGGCTCGACGCCCCGATCCTCGGCCACTTCGCCGAGAACGACGCCTTCTTCGGGCCCGCCCAGGTGGCCGAGCTGTCCGATCGGTTGCGGGCGGCCGGCAAGGAGGCGGACCTGATCGTCCACCCGGGCGCGGAGCACGCCTTCTTCAACGACGCCCGACCCGAGGTGCACGACGTCGAGCTGTCGGCGCGCACCTGGGCCGACACGCTGGCGTTCCTGCGGCGCAACCTCGGGTGA